DNA from bacterium:
CATCGAGCACGAGCCGGCCGAGCCCCGGCCAAGCGAAGATGCTCTCCGTGATGACCGCGCCGCCGAGGAGATTGGCGATCTCCAGGGCGACGACCGTGATGATCGGGATCGCGGCGTTGCGGGCCAGATGCGCCGCGATGACGCGGCGGCGCGACGCGCCCTTGGCGCGGGCGGTGCGAACATAGTCCTGTCCCGTTTCCTCGAGCACCGCGGCGCGCGTCATGCGTGCGAACGTCGCCGTCGGCAGGGAGCCCAACGTCAGCGCGGGGAGCACGAGATGCGGCCAGCCGCCGGCCCCCGACGGCGGCAGCCAGTGGAGCCGGACGGCGAACAGCATGATCAGCAGCAAGCCGAGCCAGAACGCGGGCATCGCCTGGCCCAGGAGCGCGAGCGTCATCGCGGCCCGGTCCAACCACCCGCCGCGCCAGAGCGCGGCGGGAACACCGACGCCGAGGCCGGCCACCAACGCCACGGCGAGCGCCGCGCCGGCGAGTTCCGCTGTGGCCGGAAGCCGCTCTTCAATGATGCTCATCGCCGGCCGCTCCTGCCACAGCGAGTCGCCGAGATCGCCGCGGACGAGGTTCGATACGAACCGGGCATACTGCGTGGACAGCGGCTGATCGAAGCCCAGCTCGTGGCGGAGCCGAGTGATCGCTGAGAGCGGCGATCCCTGCGGGACCATGAGCAGCGTCGGGTCG
Protein-coding regions in this window:
- a CDS encoding ABC transporter permease gives rise to the protein MARFLLVRVAHAVLVVWGVATLVFVVLHLSGDPTLLMVPQGSPLSAITRLRHELGFDQPLSTQYARFVSNLVRGDLGDSLWQERPAMSIIEERLPATAELAGAALAVALVAGLGVGVPAALWRGGWLDRAAMTLALLGQAMPAFWLGLLLIMLFAVRLHWLPPSGAGGWPHLVLPALTLGSLPTATFARMTRAAVLEETGQDYVRTARAKGASRRRVIAAHLARNAAIPIITVVALEIANLLGGAVITESIFAWPGLGRLVLDAIAARDYTVVQAAVFVGAVVFVSTSLVADVLYSVADPRIRLG